The genomic interval CCTCCCCAACTTGATTGGGGATCCATGGAAGCATGAGAATGCAGCATAGGCGTCTTTAAAGGCGATAGTAGCACGCCCGTGGTACCCGAAACGCAGCCAGGTTGGTGCTCCTGTTTTCCTGCAGCCACCATAAGGCCCGGCTGCATGCGATCAGCCACCTATGGATCCCCAATCGAGTTGGGGAAGACGAAGAAAATGGGGATTGCCCGTCAGATTCGTTTAAATGATACAGTCTCAACTCCTGATTCGCATTAATCGCTAATCGCTTAATCGCTAATCGCTTATTCGCTAATCGCTTATTCGCTAATCGCTAATCAAGGATTCGCTACTCCTCAGATTCCTGACGCGATCAGCAGCTCGATGTCCCGGTGCGGGATGCTGAACATCGAGGAGAGGCTTTTTTTGGTGATATAGCGGCGGTAGGCGTAGGTGCCGTTGCGGAGGCCGACATTGCGCCACAGGGCCTCGTTCATATTCCCGACTTCGCCGATCTGGATGAGGTAGGGGACGAGGACGTTCGTGAGTGCGTATGTGGCGGTGCGGGCGGCGTTCGACGGCATGTTGGGGACGCAGTAGTGGATGACGTCGTACTTCCGGAACGTCGGCTCCGAGTGCGTGGTGGGCCGGCTTGTCTCGATACATCCGCCCTGATCGATCACCACATCCACGATCACCGACCCGGGCTTCATCTTTTGCACCATCTCTTCGGTAACCATGAGTGGCGCGCGCTGGCCGGACGTCATGGCCGCGCCGATGACGACATCGGCTTTGCGGACGGACTCGAGCACGTACTGTTCGGACGCCATCGCCGTGAAGACGCGTCGGTTCAGGAAGTACTCGACCGACCGGAGCGCCCCGAGGTCGTTATCCAGCACGATCACCTGTGCCCCGTACCCGAGCGCCGTGCGTGCGGCGTATTCCCCGATGGTGCCGGCGCCCATGATGACGACCGTCGATGGCGGGACGCCCGAGATCCCTCCGAGCATGATGCCCTGGCCGCCTTCGCTGCTTTCCAGATAGCGGGCGGCGATCTGGACGGACATCGACCCCATGATTTCGTGCATCATGCGGACGATGGGGTAGGTGTCGTCCGAGTCTCGAATGAACTCGAATCCGATACCCGTCACGCTCAGGTCCGTGAGCCGGCGCAGAATCTCCGCCGTGGCGCTCCCCAGGTGGAGGGCCGAGAACAGGATCTGTTTCTCCTGGAGGAGATCCAGCTCGGGCGTGGTGGGCGGGCCCACCTTGACAATCAGGTTGCAGGCGCTGTAGAGGTCGGCCGGCGACGTTACGACTTCGGCCCCGGCATCGGCGTATTCCTTGTCT from Rhodothermales bacterium carries:
- a CDS encoding alanine dehydrogenase encodes the protein METPALQAIAVEGALRTKERPLILRSEHNMLRIGIPREVSNEERRVALTPGGVQTLVSNGHQVYIEKNAGTLAHFRDKEYADAGAEVVTSPADLYSACNLIVKVGPPTTPELDLLQEKQILFSALHLGSATAEILRRLTDLSVTGIGFEFIRDSDDTYPIVRMMHEIMGSMSVQIAARYLESSEGGQGIMLGGISGVPPSTVVIMGAGTIGEYAARTALGYGAQVIVLDNDLGALRSVEYFLNRRVFTAMASEQYVLESVRKADVVIGAAMTSGQRAPLMVTEEMVQKMKPGSVIVDVVIDQGGCIETSRPTTHSEPTFRKYDVIHYCVPNMPSNAARTATYALTNVLVPYLIQIGEVGNMNEALWRNVGLRNGTYAYRRYITKKSLSSMFSIPHRDIELLIASGI